From the Actinomadura luzonensis genome, the window ACCCCCGCGAACGTGTGGCGGGTCGTCCAGGGACGGCCGTTCCGCACGGACCTGGCGATCCCGTGAGCGAGTTCCTGGGCATGCCGGCGCCCGTGCGGCGGGCGCCGGCCGCCCAGCCCGCGGGCGGGCTCGACGTGCAGGCGCGGGCGGCGGAGCTGCGGTCGGGGCGGGAGCCGTACGTGCTGGCCACGGTCGTGCGGGCGCAGCGGCCGACCAGCGCCAAGGCGGGCGACCGGGCGCTGGTGCTGCCGGACGGGACGATCGAGGGGTTCGTCGGCGGGGTGTGCGCCACGGACACGGTCCGCGCGCAGGGCCTGCGCCTGCTCAGCACCGGACGCGCCACGCTGCTGCGCATCACGCCCGAGGCCGGCGAGCCGCACGAGGAGGAGGGGCTGGTCGCGGTGGGCCAGCCGTGCCTGTCCGGCGGCACGCTGGAGATCTTCCTGGAGGCGGTGCTGCCGCCCGTGCTCGTCCAGGTGCACGGCGACAGCCCCATCGCCCGCGCGTTCGCCGCCGTGGGCCGGGCGATGGGCTACCAGGTGGAGGCGAGCGCCGACCCGCTGACGCCGATCGCCGGCGACGCCGCCGCCGTGCTCGTGGCGAGCCACGGCGTGGGCGAGGAGCCGGTGCTGCGGGCGGCGCTGGCGCAGGGGGTGCCGTACGTGGCGCTCGTCGCCAGCCGCCGGCGCGGCGCGGCCGTGCTGGCCCGGGTGGAGGGGGGCGAGCGGGTGCACGTCCCGGCGGGCCTGGACATCGGGGCCAGGACGCCCGGGGAGGTGGCGGTGTCGGTCTACGCCGAGCTCATCGATCTGCGCTGACCTGCGTATTTGGGGACGCGGCCGCCGGGGTAGGTCAAGGGATGTCAAGCCGCAGTCTCGGGGAAGCCCCCTCCTGCTCGCGCAGAGCGAAGGGACACTGATGCTCACGCAAACGGCCGGCCAGGAGCCACCGCTCGCCGGCGACCGCCCGGACGTCCACCCGGGCAGCCGCCCGGACGTCCGCCCGGACACTCACCCGGGCAGCCGTCCCGGGTCGCAGCCGGGAAGCCTGGACAGGGGGATCGACATCCTGCTCGCGCTCGCCCAGGCGCCGGGGCCGGGGCCGGTCAGCCTCGCCCAGCTCTGCCGCAGCACGGGCCTGCCCAAGTCCACCGCCCACCGCATCCTCGGCGTGTTGTGCGGGCGCGGGCTGGTCCGCCGGGCGGGCACCGGCTACCTGCCCGGCGAGCTGCTGGACGTGCTCGCGGGCGGCGGCCGGGCGCGCGTCCCCGGCACCCGCCGGGTGGTCCTGCCGTACCTGCTCTACCTGTACGAGACCACCCGGCAGACGGTGAACCTGGCGGTGCCGTGCGGCCTGGAGGCCCGCTACGTCGAGCGGCTGTACGGGCACAACCGGGTCGGCACGCCGTCCGACGCCGCGGACCTGGCGCCGCTGCACTGCACGGCGACCGGCAAGGCGCTGCTGGCCTTCGACCCGCGGCTACGGCAGGAGCTGCTGGCGCGCGGCACGTTCGAGCGCATGACCCGTCGGACGATCACCACGCCGGCGCGGCTGGAGCGGGAGCTGGCCCAGGTGCGGCGGCACGGGGTGGCGTACGCGCAGGAGGAGTTCGCCGACGGCGTGGCGTGCGTGGCCGCACCGGTGTTCGGGCCGGGCGGGCGGATCCGCATGTCGCTGGGGGTGGCCGCGCCGGCGCCCGGCGCGGCGCTGGGGCGGCTCGGCATCGCGGTGCGCGGGGCGGCGCAGGCGATCTCGGCGGCGCTGCTCGGCGGGTAGGCGTTCCGCGGGCCGGGACGCGAAGGGGTTTCGCGGCGGGAAGCGTTCCACTGGCCGAAACCCCGATTGCGGGCGGGCGGGCCGGCGCGATCACATGACCGGTATGGACTTCCTTCCCGCTCCGGCCACCCCGGAGGCGCCCGCGGTCCGCTGGGCACGGGCCCGTACGGCCCCGGACCAGCGGGCGCCGGGGAAGCGGGTCCGGCACCCGCGGTCACCGCGGGAACGTTCCAGCGCCCGGCTCCGGGCGCGGCGGCCCGGGCGGGAGCACACCGGTGCCTAGGGGGCTGCCCAGGGCGAGCGTGCTGGAGAGCCTGCGGCTCTCGGCCGCGCTGGTGCCGCCGTGGGCGCCGCACGCCCTCCCCGGCCGCGACCTGCTGCGCGCCCGCTCCCTGCTCACCGCGCTGGAGGCCAGGTACGGCGGCCGTCCCGTGCTCGTACGCGGCCGCCGGCGCGGCCCCGCGCTGCTCGTGCTGTCCCGCCGCGACGTGCTGCGCGTGCTGGTGGAGGAGCGCGACGCCTACGCGCCCGGCGTCGAGGAGCGGCCCTTCGGCCTGCCGACGGACGTCCTGCGCCCGGCGTTCATCGAGATCGCCCGCGAGGAGGCCGCCGCGCTCACCACCGCCGCGCTCACCACCGGCGCGCTCACCACCGGCGCACTCACCACCGGCGCGCGCACCACCGGCGTGGTCGACTTCGCCCGCCTCGACGCGCGCTGGCAGCGGGTGGCCCGCCGCTGCGTGTACGGCGACGGCGCGGCCGGCGACGAGGAGCTGACCCGGCTGCTGACCGGCCTCAGGCGGGCGGGCAGGCGGCGGGCCGGGCGCCGCCAGGAGGTGCTGTCCGGCCGCTACGACGCCCGCATCCTCGACCATCTGCGCAGGGCCGAGCCCGGCAGCCTGGCCGGGCTGATCGCCGAGACCCCCGACGAGGCCGAGTCGCGCGGGCTGATGCAGGCCGCGTACTGGCTGATGGGGTTCGGCGTCACCGCGGGCGCGCTGCTGCAGACGCTCGCGCTGCTGGCCACCCACCCGGCGCACCGCAAGGCCGCCCGCGCCGACCCCGAGCACCTGCGGGCCTGCCTGCGCGAGGCGCTGCGGCTGTGGCCGCCGGTGCCCGCGCTGTCGCGGGTCACCGCCGCCGAGACCCACTGGTACGGCACCGCCCTGCCCCCCGGCACCCCCGTGCTCGTGCCGCTCGCGGTGCACCAGCGCAGCCCGCGGCTGCCGTACGCCGACGCGTTCACGCCGCGCATCTGGCTCGACGGCACCGCCGCCGGCGAGTGGTGGGCCCGGCCGGGCTGCGACGCCGTGCACCTGACGCTCGCGGTCGGCACCGCCTTCCTGGCCACCCTGCTGCGGGACGCCAGGCCCAAGCAGATCGGGCGGTCGCTGTCCCCGCACCGCCCGATCCCCCACGCCGTGAACCTCGCCCGGCTGCGCGTCCGGATGCGGCCCACCCGCCGCAAGCCCGCCCGTCCCTGAGGGCCGTCCCCGCGGGCATGCCTGCTCAGCGCCACTGGCCTACGGAGGGCCCCTTCCTCCGTTAGAGTCTGGGGTACAAAACGGCATGCCGGGCGGAGGAACGGTTCGGTTTGGGACAGGACGACGACGGCGAGAGGACGGCGACATTGGGGCGCTCCGCAGGCACTCCGCTGAAGCCGGAAGACCCGCCGGCGATCGGTTCCTACGAGCTGATCAGCCGTCTCGGCTCCGGCGGCATGGGGGTCGTCTACCTGGCGAAGGCCGCCGACGGCTCACGGGTGGCGCTCAAGGCCATCCGGCGCGACTACACCGCCGACCCGGTCTACCGGGCGCGCTTCAACGAAGAGGTGTCCAACGCGCGCAAGGTGGCCTCGTTCTGCACGGCGCGGGTGCTCGACCACGGCGAGGACCGGGGCGTGCTCTACCTCGTCACCGAGTACATCGACGGCATCTCGCTCGAGGACCACCTCATCGAGCACGGCGCGCTGTCGCCGTCGGTGCTGCACGCCGCCGCCGTCGGCGTGGCGGCCGCGCTGACCGCGATCCACGCGGCGGGGCTCGTGCACCGCGACCTCAAGCCGGCCAACGTCATGCTGACGCTGGCCGGGCCGCGCGTGATCGACTTCGGGCTGGCGCGCTCGACGCACGTCAGCGCCCGGCACACCAACGCCGGCATGGTCATGGGCACGCCCGGCTGGATCGCTCCCGAGCAGGTCTTCGAGGGGAGGACCAGCCCGGCGGGCGACGTGTTCGCGTGGGGGTCGCTGATCGCGTACGCGGGGCTCGGCGGGCATCCGTTCGGCGAGGGCGACGCCTACGTCATGGCGGCCCGGGCCCGTACCGCGCCGCCCGACCTGCGGGGGCTGCCCGCGCCGCTCGACCGGCTGGTGGCGGCGGCCATCCACCCCGACCCGGCGCGCCGGCCCACCGCGCGGCAGTTGCTGCTGGAGCTGGTGGAGGCCGCCGACGAGCCGGCCGCGCAGCTCGCGGCCACCAAGCACCTCACCAACGCGTGGAACGTCTCCGAGTTCGCGCCGCACGCCGTGCCTCCCGGTGAGCGCACGGGCCCGCCGCCGCACGCCGTTCCCCCCGGTGAACGCACCGGCCCGCCGCCGCACGCCGTTCCCTCGAGTGAACGGACGGGCCCGCCGCCCGTGCCGCCCGCCGAGCGCACCGGGCCGACCCCCGGGATGCAGCCGCCGCCCGCCGAGCGGACGGGGCCGACGCCGGGCATGCAGCCGCCACCCGCCGAGCGCACCGGGCCGACGGGCTCGGCCGGGCGTGGAGCGTACGTGCCTCGCAGGGCGGGCACGGGCCGCAGGCGTCGCCGCGGCACCCGGGCCGGCAGGGCTCGCCCAGGCCCGGCGGGTCCCAGGTGCCGCCGCAGGGCCGGGTCGCCCATGCCCGGCGGGTCGCAGCAGGTGCCGCCGGGGTCGCAGGTGCCGCCGGGGTCCCAGGTGCCGCAGGCCGAGCGGTCGGGCCCGTGCCCGGCATGGTGCCGCCGCCTTCGCGCGCCTCGGGCCAGCTGCCCGGCGGGGGCGGGCAGCGCGGCCAGCGCCCGCCCGCGCGGGGCCGCGACGGCCGCCCGTCCCACCCCGAGCGCACCGGACACCCGGACCGCACCGGGCCGGTACCGCACGCCGACCACACGGGCCCAGCGCCCCATGCCGACCGCACGGGGCCGATGCCGCACCCCGACCGGACGGGGCCGGTGCCGGGCGGGATGGCAGGGCCGCACCAGACGGGGCAGATGCCGCTCCCCCACCCGCACCAGACCGGCCAGGGCCCGCTGCCGCACCACGCGACCACCGGCCAGGGCCCGCTGCCCCGCTACCGGCCGCCCCGGCCGCGCCGCGGCGTGACGACCGGCTGCCTGACCGCGCTGGTGGTGGTGGCCGTCCTGCTGGTGCTGCTGCTGGCCGCCCTGGCCTGGCTGTTCCGCGGCCCGGCGGCCGGCGCGGAGGGCGGCCCGGTCCAGGACGGCAGGCTGCGGTTCGCGGTGACCAGCACCAAGTGCCCCAAGCCGGCCAAGGCGGCCGCGAAGCGTACCTGCCGCGTCGGCGTCCAGGTGGACAACGTCGGCCCCGAGGCCCGGGTCCTGTACCCGGGCCAGCAGAAGCTCGTCGGCGAGGACGACGACGTGCACGGCGGGGTCAGGCTGCTCGACGCCGACGGCAAGGAGATCACCCCGATCCGCATCGAGGCGGGCGGCGAGTTCACCGGGACGCTGGTGTTCGACCTGCCGCGCGACATCCAGCCCGTCGGCCTGGAGGTGCACGACTCGGGCCTGAGCACCGGCGCCCGCATCACCTTCGCCTGACCGGCCGGGCCGGAAAGGGTCGTCAGAAGCCCTCGGACGGGGAGACGCGGCCGGCGAGCGGGGCGCCCGCGGCGAAGCGGCGCACGTTGTCCTCGACCCGTTCGGCCAGCCCCCGCCAGTACGCGGCCCGCGGGTTCGCCGAGTGCGGCGTGATGAGGACGTTGTCGAGGCTCCACAGCGGGTGCCCGGCGGGCAGCGGCTCGGGGTCGGTGACGTCGAGGGCGGCCCCGCCGATACGCCGTTCGCGCAGCGCGGCCACCAGGTCGCCGGTGCGGACCAGGCCGCCTCTGGCGACGTTCACCAGCCACGCGTCGGAGCGCATGAGCGCGAACTCGGGCGTCCCGAACAGCCCGCGCGTGCGGGGCGTGAGGGGCGCGGCGACCACCACGTACGCGGCGTCGGGCAGCGCCTCGCGGAAGCGGTCCCTGGGCAGGATCAGGGCCGCGCCGGGAGCGTCGCCGCGGTCGGTGACGGCGGTCACCCGGCAGCCGAACGGCTCCAGCAGCCGCATGAGCGCCCGCCCGATGCCGCCGTACCCGACGACGGCGACGGTGGAGCCGGCGAACACCTGCGAGTCGTCCGGCCCCCAGCTCGTCGCCCTGGCGTGGCGGTGCAGCCGGCGGGCGGCGGCCAGCATGAGCATGAGGGCGTGCTCGGCCACCTGGGGGCCGTACGAGCCGGTGGCGGCGGTGAAGACGGGGTCGTCGGTGATGACGCCGGCGGCGGCCATGCGCTCGACCCCGGCGTTCGGGAGCTGCACCCACCGGACGCGGTCGCTGATCATGCCGCGCAGCTCGTCGGGGTCGCCGCTGCCGTAGTAGACGACGGCCTCGGCCTCCTCCAGCGGCACCACCCGCCCGCCGCCGCGGCGGACCGCCTCGACGAGGGCGGGCACGGGCTCGGGCCCGACGTGAACGGCGACGGTCATGGGGAGACCTCCTGGTCGTACGCTGCGGGGCGGAGCGCGCAGGGCCCGCCCTCCAGAATCTGCTGCACTTCTTCCCCGGCCGCCCGCACGATCGACTCGATCGCCCGCGCCGCCTCGTCCGCGCGCCCGGCGGCGACGGCCTCGGCCGCGTCGAGGTGCCGCAGGACCGCGGCCGTGGCGAGCGGGTCGGGCAGCAGCCGCAGCTCCCGCCGGGAGGTCAGCAGCTCCTCGGTCACGGCGGCGAGCTGGGCGAACATGCCGTTGCCCGAGGCCGCGAGCAGCACCCGGTGGAAGGCGGCGTCGGCGGCGACGAAGCCCTCCCGGTCGCCCGCCCGCGCCGCCCCGGTCAGGGCCCGCGCGGCGGCGACCAGCTCCCGCCGGTGCTCCTCTCCGGCGCGGGCGGCGGCCAGCGCGGCGGCGGCGGGCTCGACGGCGGCCCGCAGCTCGGCCAGCTCGCGGAGCTGGTCGCCGGCGCCGGGCGAGGCGAGCCGCCAGCGGATGACCTGCGGGTCGTAGCGGTTCCAGGCGTCCGCCGGGCGGACGGTGACGCCGACCCGGGGCCGGCTGGTGACCAGCCGTTTGGACTCCAGCACGCGCACGGCCTCGCGGGCGACCGTGCGCGAGACGCCGTACCGCTCCTGGACGTCCTCCAGCCGCAGGACCTGGCCCGCGCGCAGCTCGCCGGCGGCGAGCGCGCGGCCGAGGTGGTCGACCACCTGCCCGTGCAGCCCCTGGAGTGCCATCGGCGGGGCGCTCAGCGCGCCTCGGCGAGCCGGGCGAGCAGCGCGGTGACGCGCGCCCCGGCCGCCTCGGCCCCGCCGGAGGTCAGCGCCGAGCCCATGCCGCAGGCGACGGCCCCGGCGGCGATCCACTCGGCGGCGTTGTCGAGGGTGACGCCGCCGGTGGGGATGGCGGGCACCTGCGGCAGCGCGGCCCGCAGGTCACGCAGCCAGGACGGCGCCAGGCCGGAGGCGGGGAAGATCTTCACCGCGTCCGCGCCCTCCTCCAGCGCCCGCACGATCTCGGTCGGCGTGGCGACGCCGGGGAAGACGGGCACGCCGTAGCGGTGGCCGGCTCGGATCACCTCGGGGTGCAGGCTGGGCGAGACGAGGAAGCGGGCGCCGGCCTCGACGGCGGCGCGGGCGGCGGCGGCGTCCAGCACGGTGCCGGCCCCGACCAGGGCTCCGGGCCGCCGCTCGGTGAGCCGGGCGACGGCGGTGAGCGCGCGCGGCGTGGTGAGCGCCACCTCGACGGCCCGCAGCCCGGCGTCGAGCACGGCCTCGGCCGCGGTCAGCGCCTCCTCGGGGCCGGCGCTCCTGACGATGCCGAACACCCGCTGCTCGGTGACGGCCCGGACGATCTCCCAGCGGTACATGGTCGCCTTTCTTCAGGTGAGGTGGGGCGGCTGCTCAGCGGTGGACGGTCTCGCCGGCCGAGGTGAACGCGGCCAGCGCCCGCTCCAGCCCCGCCCGGTCCGGCAGCCCTGAGGTGTCGTCGGCGCACTGCACGACCAGCGCCGCGACGGCCGCCGCCTCGCGCAGGCACACCTCGTACGGCTCCCCGCGCAGCAGCCCGGACAGGAACCCGGCCGCGAACGCGTCCCCCGCCCCCACCGGGTCGGTGACGGGCACCGGGAACGCCTCCTGCCGCAGCCCGGCGCAGCTCGCCGACTTGTCGCGGTGCTTGACCACGGCCAGCCCGGGCAGCCCGGCGGGGTCGACGCCCAGCAGCTCCAGCTCGTCCTCGCCGGCGAACACCACGCCGGCGCGGGCCAGGAGCGGCGCGACGCGCTCGCGCCACCGCCCGGGCGGGCCGAGCTTGAGCCGCACGTTGGGGTCGAACGAGATCGTCGCGCCCGCCTGCTCGGCCAGGTCGAACAGGCGCAGCGTGGCCTGGTGCGCCGAGCCGGACAACATCGGCGTGATGCCGGTGACGTGCACGATCCGGGCGCCGCGTAGCATCTCGGGCGTCAGCTCGCCGGGGGCCAGGCGGGAGGCGGCCGAGCCGGCGCGGTAGTACTGGACGTCGATGGCGCGGGCCGGGTGGCTGTCGCGCAGCAGCAGCCCGGTGGGGGCGTCGGGGTCGACGACGGCGTGCCGGGTGTCGATGCCCTCGGCGCGGAGCATGGCGAGCACGGCCTTGCCGGCCGGGTCCGCGCCGAGCCGGCCGAGCCAGCGGGCCTCGTGGCCGAGGCGGGCCAGCCCGGCGGCGACGTTGGACTCCGCGCCGGCGATCGAGCGGCGGAAGGCGGTGGCGCGTTCCAGGGGGACGCCCGGCTCGGCGAGCATCAGCAGCATGGCTTCGCCGCAGACCACGACGCTCACAGCTCGACCTCCTGAGGTATGCGGCGCATCATGCGCCCCAATCGTAGTATCACATCATCTTTAGCTAGTTGGGCGGGGGTGTCATCCGGGCTCCTGTCTCACCCGTCTACCCTGAGCACCTTCGAGCCGGGAAAGACAGGGCAACACCGCGTGAGGCGTCCATTCATCACTCTGCTGGCCGCCAACGCGCTCTCCGTCACCGGCACCATGCTCTGCGTGCTGGCCGTGCCGTGGTTCGTGCTGGAGACGACGGGCAGCGCCGGGCTCACGGGGCTGGCGGCGTTCGCGACCACGCTGCCCGTCGTCGTCTCGGCGGCCTTCGGCGGGACGCTGGTGGACCGGCTCGGGTTCCGGCGCTCCAGCGTGGCGTCCGACCTGATCAGCGGCGTCGTGGTGCTGGCGGTGCCGCTGCTGGCGCAGCGCGAGGGGCTGTCGTACCCGGCGCTGCTGGGGCTGCTGTTCCTGCGCTGGCTGGCGGCGACGCCGGGCGAGACCGCGCGCAAGGCGATGCTGCCGGAGCTGGCGGCGCTCGGCGGGGTGCGGATCGAGCGGGCGGCGGCGGCCTACGACGGGATCTACCGGGGGGCCGCGATGGTGGGCGCGCCGCTGGCCGGGGTGCTGATCGCCTGGCTCGGCACGGGCGCGCTGCTCGTCGTGGACGGGCTCACGTTCCTGCTGTCGGCGTTCCTGGTGGCGGGGCTGCCGTCGACCACGGGGGCGGCGCGGGGCGGGCGGGACGGGTACCTGCGCGGGCTGCGGGCCGGGCTCGCGTTCCTGTGGCGCGACCGGCTCCAGCTCAGCGCCACGGCGATGATCGTGGTGGTCAACATGCTGGACACCGGCGTCACGCAGGTGCTGCTGGCCCTGTACGCCCGCGACGTGGCGGCCGGTCCGCGCGCGTTCGGCCTGCTGGCCGGGGCGGTGGCCGCGGGCGCGCTGGCCGGGACGGTGGCCTACGCCGCCGCCGGCGACCGGCTGCCGCGCCGGCTAACCTACGGGGTGGCGTTCCTGCTCGCCGGGGTGCCCCGGGTGCTGGTGCTGGCCCTCGGCGCGCCGCTGCCGGTGGCCGTCGCGGTCGCGCTGGCCTCGGGTTTCGCCGCGGGCGCCATCAACCCGATCCTCTGCGTGCTCCAGTACGACCGCATCCCGCCCCCGCTGCGGGCCCGGGTGATCGGCGCGATGAGCGCCGCCTCGTACGCGGCCATGCCGGTGGGCGGGCTGCTGGCCGGCTCGCTGACCGAACTGGCCGGGCTGGGCGCCGCGCTCGCCGCGTTCACCTGCGTGTACTTCCTGGTCTCGCTGCCGCCGTTCGTCGGCCGGGTGTGGCGGGAGCTCGACCGGCGCGGGTGAGCGCGGGCATTCCTGACCCGGCGATCTGTACGGATCGTCATGGCGTACGTAAGATCACGATCATGCGCCTGACCCGATCGATCCAGGTGTTGTCCGTTCTATGTCCCGTGGCCGTCGTCCTCACGGCCCCGGCCGCGTCCGCCCCCGCCGGCGCGGCCACCGCCGTCGTCGTCCTCGACTGGAACATCCAGGGCGACAGCGCCGACATGAAGGCCGTCGCCGAGGTCGTCCGGGCCAGCGGCGCCAACGTCGTCACACTCCAGGAGATCCACCGCCGCCCCGACGCCGACCAGGTCAAGGAGCTGGCCGACGAGCTCGGCTGGGACCTCACCGCCAACGCCCACTTCGGCGCGGGCGACAACCCGGGCCCCTGCGACGACCCCCAGCCGGGCAAGGCGGGCAACGCGATCCTGTCGTCGTTCCGGATCGCCGAGCGGGTGACGATCCCGCTCACCGACTTCGCGACCTGCCCGGTCAACCGCTCGATGGCCGGCGTCAAGCTCGACCTGGGCGGCGGCGCGTCGATCACCGTGTTCACCACGCACCTGTCGCCGGGACTGTCGGCGACCTCGCTGGCCCGCCGCGAGGCCCAGGCGGACAAGGTGCGCGCCTACTTCGGCTCCCGCACCGGCCTGGTGCTCACCGGCGACTTCAACGCCCCTCCCACGGACGCGCTGTCGAAGAAGTTCGTCAGCGCGGGGTGGACGGACACGGGCGCCAGGTACGCCAACAAGCCGACCCACGGCAACGCCCGCATCGACTACGTCTACACCCGGGGCATCACCACGACCAGCGGCTCCGTCCTGTCCAGCACGCTGTCCGACCACCTGCCGGTGGTCATGCGGATGGTCCGCTGACCGCGTCGCCCGGCGGCCGGCTGCGCCGCCGGTACTCGGTGGGCGTCAGCCCGGCCAGCGCGCGGAAGCGGCGGGCGAAGTACGTCGGGTCGTCCCAGCCGACGGCCGCGCCGACCCTGGCCACCGGCAGCGACGAGTGCGCCAGCAGCGTGGCGGCGCGCTCGGCCCGCAGCCGGGCCAGGAAGCCCAGCGGCGTCACCCCCGCGTGCCGCCGGAACAGCCGCCCGAGGTAGGCGGGGTCCAGGCTGACCGCCCTGGCCAGGTCGTCGAGCCGCCACGGGTGCGCGGGCGCGGCCTCCATCCTGGCGATGGCGGCGGCGACCGCGGGGTGCACGGCGGCGGCCGGGGGCTCGGGCCCGTCCGCGCGGCCGTCGGCGAGCACGCCGAGCACGGTGACCAGCCGGCCCAGCACCCGGCCCGGGCGCGGCGGGTCGGCGGCGAGGTCCCGTTCGAGCAGGGCGATCTCCTCGACGGCCGCCTCGGCGGCGGCCGGCTCGACGGCGGTGACGGCCACGCCGTGGGTACCGGACGCCACGGGGTCGGTCCACACCAGGCGGCGGAGCATCGGGACGCCGTGCAGCGCCGCCAGCTCGCCCCGCAGCGCTGGGGCCGACAGGCAGCAGTTGGCGACGGTGAGCCCGGCGCAGTCCCGGAAGGCGTGCCAGGCCCCGGGGCGCAGCACGATCACCTCGCCGCGCCGCAGCGGGCGCTCGCCCTGGCTGGTCACGTGCCGGGCCCGGCCGGCGGCGATCACCGCGATCTCCAGGAAGTCGTGCGCGTGCGGCTCGACGTCGGGGCCGTGACCGGGGCCGAGATGGTGGACGCGGGCCAGGACCGGCCGCTCGGCGAACAGCGCGTGCTCGTGCAGCGTGGCGGGCATGTCGGGATCGTACGAGCACCCGCCGGGATCGGCCTAGCCCCGGGCGGCGTGCCACGGCGAGGCTGGGAGGCATCGAAGGCACGAACCTCAGGAGGTCGGAGATGGTGACGACGGCGGACGAGCGCTCCCGCGGCGATGTCGGCGCGGACGGCCGGGTGCCGGATGAGCTGGTGACGGCGTACCGGCAGCACGGTTTCGTCCGGGTGCGCGGGCTGCTCGGCCCGGACCGGGTGGAGCGGTTCCTCGCCGGGGCGGAGGCGTTCCTGGCGGCGCACCGGGCGGAGAGCCTGGAGCGGCAGGGCGTCTTCAGCCAGCTCGTGAACGTCTGGCAGCGCGACGCGACGCTGCGCGAGCTGACGCTCGACACCGGGATCGGCCGGATCGCCGAGCAGCTCGCCGGGTTCCCGCTGCGGCTCTGGCACGACCAGATGCTGGTCAAGGAGGCGCGCAGCAACGCCGCGACGGAGTTCCACCAGGACCGCCCGTACTGGCCGCACGCCGGTGACCGGCTGCCGCTGTCGGCGTGGATCGCGCTGGTGGACGTGCCGCCGGAGCGGGGCTGCATGACCTTCCTGCCCGGCACCCAGGACCGCACCGGCCTGCGGCCCCAGGACCTGCACCAGGAGGAGGACCTGTTCGAGACGGACCCGTCCCTGCGGTGGGAGCCCCGGGTCACGGTGCCGCTGCGGGCGGGCGACTGCACCTTCCACAGCGGCTACACCGGCCACATGGCGCTGCCCAACCGGACCGACCGGGCGAGGTTCGCGCACGTGATCATCTACATGGACGCGGACACCGTCTACAGCGGGGCCCCACATGTCGTGACCGACCCGCTCGGGCTGGCCGCGGGCGACGCCCTGGCCGGCGACGCCTTCCCCCGCCCCTGGGCGTGACCGCCGGTCAGGAGGCGGCCCAGCCGATCCCGCACCGGTCGCGCGGCCGCCGTCCCGGGCGGTCCGGGGCCGGACGGTCAGCGGACGGTTCGGCGGGGGTCAGAACTTCGTCAACCGGCCGGGGCGCGGGCGGGCGGGCTGCCACGATGCCCCGATGCGCAAGCCGCTCGCCCTCGCCCTCGTCCTCGCCCTCGTGCTGCCCGCCGCCGGGTGCTCGGTGACCGCGCCGGGCCGCCCGGTGGCGCCCGCCCCGCCCGGCGCCCGCCCCGCCG encodes:
- a CDS encoding sugar kinase, with translation MSVVVCGEAMLLMLAEPGVPLERATAFRRSIAGAESNVAAGLARLGHEARWLGRLGADPAGKAVLAMLRAEGIDTRHAVVDPDAPTGLLLRDSHPARAIDVQYYRAGSAASRLAPGELTPEMLRGARIVHVTGITPMLSGSAHQATLRLFDLAEQAGATISFDPNVRLKLGPPGRWRERVAPLLARAGVVFAGEDELELLGVDPAGLPGLAVVKHRDKSASCAGLRQEAFPVPVTDPVGAGDAFAAGFLSGLLRGEPYEVCLREAAAVAALVVQCADDTSGLPDRAGLERALAAFTSAGETVHR
- a CDS encoding phytanoyl-CoA dioxygenase family protein — its product is MVTTADERSRGDVGADGRVPDELVTAYRQHGFVRVRGLLGPDRVERFLAGAEAFLAAHRAESLERQGVFSQLVNVWQRDATLRELTLDTGIGRIAEQLAGFPLRLWHDQMLVKEARSNAATEFHQDRPYWPHAGDRLPLSAWIALVDVPPERGCMTFLPGTQDRTGLRPQDLHQEEDLFETDPSLRWEPRVTVPLRAGDCTFHSGYTGHMALPNRTDRARFAHVIIYMDADTVYSGAPHVVTDPLGLAAGDALAGDAFPRPWA
- a CDS encoding MFS transporter, with product MRRPFITLLAANALSVTGTMLCVLAVPWFVLETTGSAGLTGLAAFATTLPVVVSAAFGGTLVDRLGFRRSSVASDLISGVVVLAVPLLAQREGLSYPALLGLLFLRWLAATPGETARKAMLPELAALGGVRIERAAAAYDGIYRGAAMVGAPLAGVLIAWLGTGALLVVDGLTFLLSAFLVAGLPSTTGAARGGRDGYLRGLRAGLAFLWRDRLQLSATAMIVVVNMLDTGVTQVLLALYARDVAAGPRAFGLLAGAVAAGALAGTVAYAAAGDRLPRRLTYGVAFLLAGVPRVLVLALGAPLPVAVAVALASGFAAGAINPILCVLQYDRIPPPLRARVIGAMSAASYAAMPVGGLLAGSLTELAGLGAALAAFTCVYFLVSLPPFVGRVWRELDRRG
- a CDS encoding endonuclease/exonuclease/phosphatase family protein — protein: MRLTRSIQVLSVLCPVAVVLTAPAASAPAGAATAVVVLDWNIQGDSADMKAVAEVVRASGANVVTLQEIHRRPDADQVKELADELGWDLTANAHFGAGDNPGPCDDPQPGKAGNAILSSFRIAERVTIPLTDFATCPVNRSMAGVKLDLGGGASITVFTTHLSPGLSATSLARREAQADKVRAYFGSRTGLVLTGDFNAPPTDALSKKFVSAGWTDTGARYANKPTHGNARIDYVYTRGITTTSGSVLSSTLSDHLPVVMRMVR
- a CDS encoding helix-turn-helix domain-containing protein — translated: MPATLHEHALFAERPVLARVHHLGPGHGPDVEPHAHDFLEIAVIAAGRARHVTSQGERPLRRGEVIVLRPGAWHAFRDCAGLTVANCCLSAPALRGELAALHGVPMLRRLVWTDPVASGTHGVAVTAVEPAAAEAAVEEIALLERDLAADPPRPGRVLGRLVTVLGVLADGRADGPEPPAAAVHPAVAAAIARMEAAPAHPWRLDDLARAVSLDPAYLGRLFRRHAGVTPLGFLARLRAERAATLLAHSSLPVARVGAAVGWDDPTYFARRFRALAGLTPTEYRRRSRPPGDAVSGPSA